acgggagtcgccaccaatctttttaggtgtgattggatcaccttataaaacattaattttggtttacgaaagtcgagaaaacggattcgggagtcggttacgtacgaggaagggttagcaccctcgtaacgcccaaaaattggtacctaattgattatcaagtgtttttaatgtcggaaatttgaaagttttaagatgcaaacctcttttaattagaatgtctcaattttgaaaattaaggctcacttattttaaacgagtcaaaacatcacatccagtaagttaggatgcaacattttaaaaccttcgatactaagctcgtctttcgaaaatttccatctcgaaacaacaaaacgccatatccagtaagttaggacactatgttttgaaatctcgaaataattgtttaagttttgaaaactcaaaatcacctAGAAgagtgcttgactattcgaattcaacgagaaaagtcgcaacccagtaagttagggcactacctttctcgaagtttccaaacatcaagcattgccttttattttttatttttaaaaaaaccttggaatattattttaaatgacgttttaggatgacatattaatgcatcatgaagcatagatgtacaaaatattctaacatttccatacaaacataaataatatcattaagacaaaactaaataacatgaacatacgtttaatggaaaaaaaatactagggtaaatataagataataaaaaaataaaaacatgagtaaactaaaagaaaaacataatacatgcaaaaattatacaacaatatatatatatcataaaatagcacataaaagaaataattaaacatagcatataaaaaaatgaaactatgcacaaataagataaatgacatacactaaaaaaatgaataaatagaacatttacaaattataaaaatataatgcaatagttcaaaatacatgaaatgataatataatatatatacatgcatagaaaatatatatttgaaaataaactatatagaaaggttaaatattataatatataaaatacataatcaaatgtataaaagataggaataaatatacatctttgaaaaatgaagaaattaaaatataaaaaaggttgaaaaactaagatagacgaagaataaaataagaacaaaccacagagagtaagaatgcaagagggagagaaatttgagtgaatgctctcaagaattcttattgcttcccaaaactcaagtgatttataatgaagggagaggcctctatttatagttgagcctccccaaatccaacggtacagatcaattacatcaacggttaagattaaaggatatctacaaattaaacctccaagattacaagatcatatcttcaagactgcatatcatatctaagattgtattatatctaagattgcatatcatatctaagattgcatatccttaaagattatatttccatatgattcaagcttatagatggaccttaaatcttttcaagtaatgggccattccaattgggccaaattatatgtttgtaattttgtactggacttggactttgttttatttttattttttgggggtttattattttaaatactgaaatgggccgggcaaaaaatgggctattacaagaaCCATACTGATCGAGAGGTTGCATGACAATCGGTTCCTCGTGTCGAGTTAGAACCGATGTTGATCCCCTTGCGGCATATTCTCCTAAACCAATCTATGTAGTCCGGAGATGTCGCCAACTTGGTGTGAGAAATGGTTCATGCGTTGGCAAGTAATCGTACCTATGCTGCCACATTTTGATATAGTTATTGTGGAATGTTGGTCAATCTTCCTCGAGTCTCCCTCGTAAGTTGATCTTGTGCAGGTCGTCGAGCTCCTAGAGTGGCAGCGAAATACGTTGCATACACCCGAACTTTCGCATCACTCGGCCGAATTTATACATCTTGACCATTGCAAAAACAATAAATGACGACGTGCCAAATGTTGCTTTTGGCCAAAATTTTGGCAGGGATGCATTCTTGAATTCTTGGATCCACATATGACATCCATACAAATTGCAAtacgaatttataaattttagcacatgccaaatatttaatttcaaatgtttaaattaaatattatataactttgaatttaataaactaacctcctcttcaGTTTGTTGATCTAAATCTAGCCAGATATCCTCGGGCTCGGTTGATATACTTATGTGTCTCGTGCGATTGTTCCACctatttaaataatatgttattttaaaattacaataatgaaaaaaaataggataatgatattattaaaataattttaccatatTACGAGTGGGAATTCATAAAAGGGGTCCATTCGGGAGTGTAAAAATGGTAGTCGATACCATGCCCATGATTGAAGAAAGAGCATGCAACCATCGACTTTAACTTCTTCTGGTTCGTCGCTTGACACATTTCTCAGTACAACGTTGTCAGCATCGCTAATCCCCAACTAAGTCGTCCTACTTCTTTCAACTCGCCTAGTAGTTGTAGTCACCTTAAATGTACCGGATTTCAAGATTTATCTAGCATAAGCAGACCCCTGATCAACCTCAAGATGAATGCTTGTGCAAATTGTTCTTTTTCAACGTCACTCGCAGAGGCCTCGATACATTTGAAATTGTCCTCCAACCATCCCATCTCAATCCGACTATCCCTAACCTTGTTTGGCACCCTCCCTTATAGTTTCTAGCATGTTGCACTCCGCTGGCCTTGTAACGACTTCTCCATTGGCCGGTAGACTGAGTTGTAAACCAACGTCCTCGAGTGCAATTGTACACTCACCGCagggaagatgaaatgtgtgtgtcTTTAGTCTCTATCTTTCCACCAAAGCATTGATAAATGggggatccaatttagtccccttGAGCATGTGAGCCACGTATAAGAATCTCACATCTCGCAAGTGTCCATGAATGGTAATCGATGCACTATTActtaaattgtgtatgtatgtCTCCAAAATTCGATCTTCGGCCTgcttatataaacataaaaaattaataatgttaactgcataataattaactaattaaaattaaataatttaataaaattttcttacaATTTGTAATTGAACGCAGATAATGTGCTTGTTATCCAAACGAATAAGTTGATTTgctattttacaaattataagaaataaaataaaatcgaagaGGTTAGGAATCAGAAAaagatttaaaacaaaattattgagagaattgagaatagagtttgaattgaaaaaaataaagtttggaagggtttatataggaaaaaaaatatggttgttgGGGAATTGTAGCCATTGGAATTGTGACCATTAAGGGGGAAAAGAGTTACTGTTGGCCTGAAATCGCGTCTTACAAGGTGCGTTTTCatttctctctccaaaaataaCATATCCCAGTACATATAAAAAAACAACCTAAATCGTTAAATATGTTGAAAAAACCAACATATTTGGTTAATTCACCTTCAAATAGTTATTGTCAACTATCATTacttttagtaaatataatttttatacgtgtaatatttttttcaatccatatcatgAGTGCAGTAAattctaataatatatatttttgtatgtgtatttgaaataattatttgaaatgttTCACATATAAGCatgatgatatttgaaataattaattgaaatattttacatataaaaataataatgatatttgaaattattacttaattttataatattagaatcaCTATACCCACAATATTAGttgttgttttcaaaaaaatatatatttaacataatgataaatgtcaattttattaaaaatatatttttattatataatttataatagttatttgattttataagtaaaggagttattaattaaaaaaatgaattaaaaataaaaaaatttgaaacaaaatgaaataaaaaaatataaagcctACCGCACTGGTGTGTTAGAAATGATAGCTTGGGATGGATGTAAAGTTAAGCAAATTGCTTTGCTTAGAAGAAGAATTAAAcctaaaactcaaaaataaaatcactattatttaattatctaaacAAATAAGCTAATGtgttaaaaatagtaattaaaaataaaaacaaagcttaaacaatataaaataaaaaaatataaatgtgagGATGAGAAGAATCTAATCTAGGACTAAAAATAAAATCACTAATATTTACCATCAAGCAAAAGAAGTTAATAtatcaaaaaagtaaaaaaaaaaaaaacacacacacacacatttaaGGACATGTATTTCTCTCCAAAAtcgaattattttcttaaatataaaaaaatacatttccttaaatatattttaaaatgaacattttcttcaaatttagCTAACATTACATACTAAATTTAGGGAAAGGATTAtatgaaacagtgacgccacGTTATCTGTATCtctttccaatagttttatgtCACATCAGTATTTTTAtcctgaatttcaggattttatcctgaaaaaaaatcaaatccaaattaaaatactaaaattcagaataaaatcctgaaattcaagataagaaTACTGATAGGACATAAAACTATTAGAAAGAGATACAGATGTCGTGacgtcactgtttcatacaatcctttcttctaaatttatcattatgtttaGAAAAAATAACTcttctaaatttatcattatgtttaGAAAAAATAACTACAATTCTGTggtaaagaaaatatgaaaaataagaagaaaaaatttgttagagaataaaaaaattacacaatGAAGTTTTCATTtctcgtaaaaattataattattccgCCACTATTATCGCAATATGTGGCACAGGCATGGCAGTGCTAGAATCATGTTGGACTTCTCCCTGGTGGATGGAATCTGGTTGTTCGGGCAAGACTGTAGCATTCCCGTTTCTAAAGGCTGCGGCCTTCGCCAATTCATTTACAGCTTCAGAAATTTTCTCAATGCACTCAATGATTTCCAGCAGAAGTGAAGCAACTGAAGCAGCTGGTATAATCTCCAGCAAATCTGCTTCTTCCCAAAGATTTGTTCTCAGGAGGGTTTTGAGCTCTTCAGCAGCTTCCTTTGAGCTATCAATGTGCACAATAGCAGATCTTGTTCGAACCATTTTACGAAATGTCGACGCCATTTCCTTCAAAGCTCGGCTACATTCCAGGCTGACCCTTTTGCACTGCCCTTGAATTTTCCCACGGATTTCTACAGGAGTCTATGAGGACATTTGAATTAATCGGTGAATGAACAATAGAATTATGCTCTGGCAGCGCATTAAATATAAATCTTCATTTTTATACCTGGATTTTAGAGTTAAGGTAGTTATTAAGAGCTTCAACTTTGTAAGCACAGTCCCGAGTAAGGTTTCCAATTTTCAGGTACATTTTCCATGGATGACGGTACCCGAATGGACCATGGCCGGGTTCCCATCTTGCAAAATTAGCCTGCAGGATGTATGAACATTGAAATATTGAATAAGCTAGTTGATTTAGTTAAACTAATTAACGCCTTAAGGTTAATTTGCTGATCATTACCATTGTTTCTTCACTGCTTTTAGAGGTTAGAACACTTCTATATCCTTGAAGATATGACTTATTATTCTCACCGGACTGATCATGTTCTTCAGATACTTTGAAATATTCGTCTCCAAAGGCTGTTTTGTgtacattaaattattagtaattgCATGTGGAGGATTAAAACAATAATCCATTATTCAAATATAATAAGTGGACATGAATTTGTACCTTGAAAAAAATTCCCAAGCTTTTCCATGTTAGTAGCTACCCAGTTGTGGAGATCCTCACCGATCCAAACCGGGCAAACGCAGATACAAACAATGAGAGAAGCACAGCTACCAACTAAGATGGTTGAGAACCTTTCATGGGCCATTTTTAGCACTTGGTCATCTCGGTAACCCGATACAGATACTAAGCAGAAGGTCAAAATGAATATCAACAGTCCATAGTCATATCTTGCTTTCATTTTTGGGAAGAATCTCATAAATGTCATAATTACAGCTGCCAAAAGTCCAAGATGATTTAGATGATGTTAGATACTGAAATGAACTCCATGGATATATAATCTGATTCCGAGTAGTTTGTAACTAGTATATGTGATTTTACCTATAATGAAGACAAAAGTTGCTATCAAGATGGGTTCCCCTTTTCTTCCAGCAAGAGTTGCTAAGCAGTGAGCTCCAACGCCCAAGCCACCTGCAACGAATGTCGCCAACATTCTATTGAAACCTTTACCTAGTGTTGCACCTGCACAAGTTTAGAAAAAAAGAAGTTACAAAGATGGCAATGACAGATTAAACACTGCCATATATTGTTTGTGTTATGGACTCACCTACGGAGAATTCGAAGACAACTACAACAGTTAGAACAGCCCACATTGCACTGTCTCCAAAACCATCATAGAGTGGCTTAAAGTAGTAGAACAATGAAACAAGCGTTAGAGCTAGCCCTACTTTTAGGGAATGAACTATTCTTCTTGGATCATCTTGTCCGAGTTTCTTTGTCTTCCTTACAATCTCCATTGTTTTATCACAAAATTTGTTTGGCAATGCCTTGAACCATTGGCACCCACGAGTTATGGGTCCAGAACTCTGCTGCTGTGGAGATGTCAACGTTTCCATTTGATATTCCAGAAATGAAAGACAAGACTTGAGAAAGAGTTTAAATGGAGTGAATTGAGAGAACTCAGGAGATTAGATGGTTTTTGCTTCGGATTCCAAGTATTTATAAGCAAAAGATGCGTTGATTTGGAGCTCTAATTGCGCGTTATTATAACTCGGAGCCTCGGGCACTGAAACAGACTGACAAATACTAGTACAAGGGGGAAGTGGCAAAGGGGTCAAACAGGACTAGCTAGCTGAAGCAATCGGCATGGAGCGCTGTGCGTGGTTATATGAAATTCTAGAGACAAATAAGTTAGATCCAAAGTTAAGTTCAAGATCTATAACCTTCCCTTACCTAAAAGCATTTCATTTCTTATACACACATTTtcacataataaaaaaaaagagctcGAGTTGTTCATATAAGTtcttatagaaaataaaaataaataaaggctttttttcttatttttatttgaacAGTGGAATCTAACAGTATATATGTCTCTCTACGTGCCACTTTTCAGTAAAccaatatctatttttaatttcccCTTTCAACAACGTGATGAAAAATGCATCGTTTAGAAATCCTAAGCTGGTTGGAACTTGGACCTATATAATCTTCATCACCATGATCGATGGATTccattgtttattttaattatcagtGAGTACAGGTTTAAAATAATAATCTACTAAAttcatttggaaaataatttaACCAAAACTTGAAATATCCTTTCATGTATATAATGTTCAATGCTTCCTCCCACTTCAATTAAAATCCTAATTGCAGAAATTTTCCAAAGATGATTCTTTTCTTTGGAGAAGACGGTTTCCTTCAAGTGGATTTTGTTTTTGTTACCCTTTAAACTCCagttctttatttttaattcatggACAAAAATGCGTGTTCTGGGCTAATAAATTCTCTAATATACATTTCTAGTGAtttgaaattcaaatttgaaaCCTTTTCTCTTTCATTACAAAATGTAATTATTGTACCTATGTCAACGTGAAAAAATCTGAAAATGTGGCAATGTTTAAAGCATGCAAGGGACAACCGACTCCAATGTCGTGCCTGAGGGGGATGTGGAAGTTCAACCATCGGTCGTAGAGGGTGACCTAGAACAAGGCAGCGGTAAGAAACGGGCATGGGAGGCTACAAGCTCAAAGATCATTGCGAAAATGGAAATTGCCTTGACAGGACAACCTGGAGGTATGAGATATTTCAAGCATATTTAGACAAGCTGCAATGAAATTTACGAAAAGGAAAGGGCCGGAGTCAAAAGTGGAAGAGAATTCATGAAATCGTTGA
This window of the Gossypium hirsutum isolate 1008001.06 chromosome A09, Gossypium_hirsutum_v2.1, whole genome shotgun sequence genome carries:
- the LOC107890297 gene encoding aluminum-activated malate transporter 2, whose translation is METLTSPQQQSSGPITRGCQWFKALPNKFCDKTMEIVRKTKKLGQDDPRRIVHSLKVGLALTLVSLFYYFKPLYDGFGDSAMWAVLTVVVVFEFSVGATLGKGFNRMLATFVAGGLGVGAHCLATLAGRKGEPILIATFVFIIAVIMTFMRFFPKMKARYDYGLLIFILTFCLVSVSGYRDDQVLKMAHERFSTILVGSCASLIVCICVCPVWIGEDLHNWVATNMEKLGNFFQAFGDEYFKVSEEHDQSGENNKSYLQGYRSVLTSKSSEETMANFARWEPGHGPFGYRHPWKMYLKIGNLTRDCAYKVEALNNYLNSKIQTPVEIRGKIQGQCKRVSLECSRALKEMASTFRKMVRTRSAIVHIDSSKEAAEELKTLLRTNLWEEADLLEIIPAASVASLLLEIIECIEKISEAVNELAKAAAFRNGNATVLPEQPDSIHQGEVQHDSSTAMPVPHIAIIVAE